A stretch of Streptomyces vietnamensis DNA encodes these proteins:
- a CDS encoding YceI family protein, with amino-acid sequence MGLFGRKNNESAIATATLPVDPALAALTGDYTIDPAHSSIGFTVRHAMVTNVRGTFAEHEGSLKLDGSNPGASTASIDVKIASIDTGIGDRDGHLRSGDFFDAEQFPLMSFRSTGAEQLGGDKYRITGDLTIKDVTKPLAIDLEFNGTATDVYGNERVGFEGSAEILRSEWGLTWNAALETGGVMVSDKVKLNFDISAIKNAA; translated from the coding sequence ATGGGTCTCTTCGGCCGCAAGAACAACGAGTCCGCCATCGCCACCGCCACCCTCCCGGTGGACCCGGCCCTCGCCGCCCTCACCGGCGACTACACCATCGACCCGGCGCACAGCAGCATCGGCTTCACCGTCCGTCACGCGATGGTCACCAACGTCCGCGGCACCTTCGCCGAGCACGAGGGCTCGCTGAAGCTCGACGGCTCGAACCCGGGCGCCTCCACCGCCTCGATCGACGTCAAGATCGCCTCCATCGACACCGGCATCGGCGACCGCGACGGCCACCTGCGCAGCGGCGACTTCTTCGACGCCGAGCAGTTCCCGCTGATGAGCTTCCGCTCCACGGGCGCCGAGCAGCTGGGCGGCGACAAGTACCGGATCACCGGCGACCTGACCATCAAGGACGTCACCAAGCCGCTCGCCATCGACCTGGAGTTCAACGGCACCGCGACGGACGTCTACGGCAACGAGCGCGTCGGCTTCGAGGGCTCCGCCGAGATCCTGCGCTCCGAGTGGGGCCTGACCTGGAACGCGGCCCTGGAGACCGGTGGCGTCATGGTCAGCGACAAGGTCAAGCTGAACTTCGACATCTCCGCGATCAAGAACGCCGCCTGA